A window from Engraulis encrasicolus isolate BLACKSEA-1 chromosome 13, IST_EnEncr_1.0, whole genome shotgun sequence encodes these proteins:
- the LOC134461526 gene encoding melanoregulin-like encodes MGLIYACCRTNWDGGDKEEKSAILQHEAINYQELPVPIILAEEEDSRGANDSMMMGGDLSQEFLSVSQEGDILIPPRWSTPRSSTNTDPESDEELQAFIHMRNQTDKASEEWEKLNYDIHTLKCARREISARWRKILLLLGYEEEVDTLLSVNRQTALLESEHLEQARQMLHAIGQESCLFPPGLSNDRYIFVMDRLISLDSAEEFVRLAKDKYPKA; translated from the exons ATGGGTCTGATTTATGCGTGTTGCCGCACGAATTGGGATGGCGGTGATAAAGAGGAGAAGAGCGCTATTTTACA GCATGAAGCCATCAACTACCAAGAGCTGCCGGTGCCCATCATCCTGGCTGAAGAAGAAGACTCCCGGGGGGCCAACGACTCCATGATGATGGGGGGGGACCTGTCTCAGGAGTTCCTGTCCGTCTCGCAGGAAGGGGACATCCTCATCCCCCCCCGCTGGAGCACCCCCCGCTCCTCCACCAACACCGACCCAGAGTCAGACGAGGAGCTGCAGGCCTTCATACACATGAGGAACCAAACAGACAAGGCATCAGAG gagtggGAGAAGCTGAACTATGACATCCACACTCTGAAGTGCGCACGCAGAGAGATCAGCGCACGCTGGAGGaagatactactactactgg gctatgaggaggaggtggacaccCTATTGTCAGTGAACCGCCAGACGGCCCTGCTGGAGTCAGAGCACCTGGAGCAGGCCAGGCAGATGCTGCACGCCATTGGCCAGGAGTCCTGCCTCTTCCCCCCCGGCCTATCCAACGACAGATACATCTTCGTCATG GATCGCCTCATCTCCCTGGACAGCGCAGAGGAATTTGTCCGGCTGGCCAAGGACAAGTACCCAAAAGCATAG